In Nocardioides sp. zg-1228, a single window of DNA contains:
- a CDS encoding helix-turn-helix domain-containing protein, translating to MSDLAAALGVVGARWALLIVERLLDGPQRYGDLQRELGVPTNMLATRLRELEAAGVLTRLPLRHNTRAYALTDRGLALREAIVALGRWGQENAGPSVSEPPDRRR from the coding sequence GTGAGCGACCTCGCCGCGGCCCTCGGCGTCGTCGGGGCCCGGTGGGCCCTGCTCATCGTGGAGCGGCTGCTCGACGGGCCCCAGCGCTACGGCGACCTGCAGCGCGAGCTGGGCGTGCCGACCAACATGCTCGCGACGCGCCTGCGCGAGCTCGAGGCGGCCGGCGTCCTGACCCGACTGCCGCTGCGGCACAACACCCGGGCGTACGCGCTCACCGACCGCGGGCTCGCCCTGCGCGAGGCGATCGTCGCGCTCGGCCGCTGGGGCCAGGAGAACGCCGGACCGAGCGTCAGCGAGCCGCCGGACCGTCGACGTTGA
- a CDS encoding cupin domain-containing protein, with protein MSGELPRPVRVFTPADLAPGDPTPGMHRELAFELPLLWAGQVATDPGAVSGWHHHERNESSLYVVRGVLRLEFEGHEGHVDAGPGDFVHVPAWTVHRESNPGREPSLAVIARVGGGLPTVNVDGPAAR; from the coding sequence GTGAGCGGTGAGCTGCCCCGGCCCGTGCGGGTCTTCACGCCGGCCGACCTGGCGCCGGGCGACCCGACGCCCGGCATGCACCGTGAGCTGGCCTTCGAGCTGCCCCTGCTGTGGGCCGGACAGGTCGCGACGGACCCCGGTGCCGTGTCTGGCTGGCACCACCACGAGCGCAACGAGTCGAGCCTCTACGTCGTGCGCGGGGTGCTGCGGCTGGAGTTCGAGGGCCACGAGGGCCACGTCGATGCCGGCCCCGGCGACTTCGTCCACGTCCCGGCCTGGACCGTCCACCGCGAGTCCAACCCCGGCCGGGAGCCGTCGCTGGCCGTGATCGCGCGCGTCGGTGGCGGTCTTCCGACCGTCAACGTCGACGGTCCGGCGGCTCGCTGA
- a CDS encoding M23 family metallopeptidase, with amino-acid sequence MDLAFPFTGRWLTQNSPADRVPSHGTALLATSYAIDFVPVDEGGRTAPVTIGSLVRPEPAERFPGFGRPVLAPVSGVVVGVHGTATDHPSYRGLPSVGYALTQRRRVAAGWEALAGNHVLVRTAEGPVVAVCHLQRDSLQVRPGDRVEVGEVLGRCGNSGNSTEPHVHLQAMDRADVAQAAAVPITFGGRVPHNGEVVDAG; translated from the coding sequence ATGGACCTCGCGTTCCCGTTCACGGGGCGCTGGCTGACCCAGAACAGCCCCGCCGACCGGGTGCCCAGCCACGGCACCGCGCTGCTGGCCACCTCGTACGCCATCGACTTCGTCCCGGTCGACGAGGGCGGGCGGACCGCACCCGTCACGATCGGGTCGCTGGTCCGCCCCGAGCCGGCCGAGCGGTTCCCCGGCTTCGGGCGCCCCGTCCTCGCCCCCGTGTCGGGCGTGGTCGTGGGCGTGCACGGCACGGCGACCGACCACCCGTCCTACCGCGGCCTGCCGTCCGTGGGCTACGCCCTCACCCAGCGCCGCCGGGTCGCTGCGGGGTGGGAGGCGCTGGCCGGCAACCACGTCCTCGTCCGGACGGCCGAGGGGCCGGTGGTCGCGGTGTGCCACCTGCAACGCGACAGCCTCCAGGTGCGGCCGGGCGACCGGGTGGAGGTGGGCGAGGTGCTCGGGCGGTGCGGCAACTCGGGCAACAGCACCGAGCCCCACGTCCACCTCCAGGCGATGGACCGCGCGGACGTCGCGCAGGCCGCCGCCGTGCCGATCACGTTCGGCGGCCGGGTGCCCCACAACGGCGAGGTCGTCGACGCCGGGTAG